The following proteins come from a genomic window of Leptospira neocaledonica:
- a CDS encoding DNA/RNA non-specific endonuclease, producing MLAYLILMVSLILFFNCIFDRTAIPELFRSESINSKIKNDGTNCPFGNPLATDPKRYGKIHIIHREGYTLGHSSKYRMAIWVCEEILSEELLGKATRRNHFKPEPLLSKGERAELSDYKNSGYDRGHLAAADNYRSDQRLNDESFYLSNVVPQDHSFNAGIWKKLEEQIRSWVKRYNRVIVITVPVYIDDKNQFPRFIEKNNDLTVPNHFFKILVRDENGSTLLLAFLAKHKKATNISLESFLTTVDLAEEHTQLNFLPNIPDVDESLEATVGVYWP from the coding sequence ATGTTGGCTTACTTAATACTAATGGTTAGTCTCATCTTATTTTTCAACTGTATTTTTGATCGAACGGCTATTCCTGAGTTATTTCGTTCTGAATCAATTAATAGTAAAATTAAGAATGATGGAACAAATTGTCCCTTCGGAAATCCATTAGCGACAGATCCTAAACGTTACGGAAAGATTCATATTATTCATAGAGAAGGATATACGCTCGGACATAGTTCAAAGTATCGAATGGCGATTTGGGTTTGTGAAGAGATCTTATCGGAAGAGCTACTGGGGAAAGCAACGAGAAGAAATCACTTTAAGCCGGAACCTCTTTTATCAAAAGGAGAGCGTGCTGAACTTTCAGATTATAAAAATTCGGGATACGATAGAGGACATCTGGCAGCAGCAGACAACTATAGGAGTGATCAAAGATTAAATGATGAGAGTTTTTATCTTTCGAATGTTGTTCCGCAAGATCATTCTTTTAATGCAGGGATTTGGAAGAAGCTCGAAGAGCAAATTCGATCGTGGGTTAAAAGATATAACCGGGTTATCGTGATCACTGTCCCAGTCTATATCGATGACAAAAATCAATTTCCAAGATTTATCGAAAAGAATAACGATCTTACTGTACCGAACCATTTCTTCAAAATACTAGTCCGAGATGAAAACGGTTCTACCTTACTATTAGCCTTCTTAGCTAAGCATAAGAAGGCAACAAATATATCGTTAGAGAGTTTCCTTACAACGGTTGATCTCGCAGAGGAACATACGCAATTGAATTTTCTACCTAATATACCCGATGTAGATGAAAGTTTAGAAGCTACGGTTGGAGTTTATTGGCCCTAA